Below is a window of Tolypothrix bouteillei VB521301 DNA.
ACTCTCCCTTGCTAACCGTTAGCGTTCCAATTGGTTTGCAATTTACAAGCAATTCCCAAGGAATTTTAGTTCGGGGAAATGGTCGAGGTTTAAGGAGACAGGAGAATCCAATCATTGATACAAATAATGCTTTACGCACGCAACCCGATCGAACGCTAGCTCTAGTAGGTGGAGATGTCACTTTTGAAGGTGGGACATTGAAAACTGCAGGAGGAAGAATCGAGTTGGGTAGCGTTGCGGGTACTGGTAATGTCAGTTTGACTGCTGTGCAAAAAGGTTTTTCTTTAGGTTATGAAGGTGTTGCTAATTTTGGAGATATTCAACTGTCCGGAGCCACAGCAATTGATGCTAGTGGCGAGGGTGGCGGTGAGATTGAAATCAGAGGCAAAAGAGTAGTGCTTCGGGAGGGTTCGCAAATTGAAGCGACTCGCTTGGAAAAGGGCTTTGGCGGAAAGTTGACCGTAACCGCTTCAGATCTAGTAGAACTCGGCGGGACAACTGCTGACAATCTTGGAGATAACCGACGATTTCCCAGTTCCCTGTCTGTTGACAATCGAAAAGTCGGGGACATCCCTGGGGAACTGACAATCAACACCAGACAATTGATTATCCGACCGGGAGGACGAATATCAGCTAGCAATGCAGGTCAAGGAAAGGGAGGCAATATAACGGTCAATGCTGCTGATTCTGTGGAATTGATTGGTATTTTCAACGCCATGGGAGGGCTGCGTTCTAGTGGCATATCCGTACAGACAACAGGTTCTGGAGACGCAGGAAATTTAGCTATCAACACTAAAAATTTGGTGATTCGGGATGGAGCAGAACTCTCTGCGTCTACCTTTAGTGCAGGTAATGGGGGAAGTGTAGAAATCAATGCCTCAGATTCTGTGGAATTGTTCAATACAAACGGGCAAATTCGCAGCAGAATAGTAGCCGAAGTGGGCAGAGATTTGAGAGAAGTTAACCGACAGGGAGAATCTGATTCTCCTACGGGACAAGGTGGAAATCTAACAATTAGAACCAGAAACTTGACTGTGAGAGATGGCGCAGTAGTGACTGTAAGTAGTAGAAGTGAAAATGCTAGAGCTCAAGGTGCAGGTACTTTAGACGTAACAGCTCGATCCGTTCGTTTGGATAATAAAGGACAAATTACTGCAGCTACTGCTTCCGGTCAGGGAGGAAATATTACACTACAAGTGCAAGATATCTTGCTTTTACGCCGTAATAGTTTAATATCCACCACAGCAGGTTCAGCACAAGCAGGAGGAGATGGAGGAAACATTAACATTAATACAAATTTCATCGTAGCTGTCTCCAATGAAAATAGCGATATCACCGCCAATGCTTTTAGTGGGAGTGGCGGTAATGTGAAAATTACAGCCCAAAGTATTTTTGGGTTAGAACCACGCAGCCGAGAACAACTCCAAACTTTATTGGGAACGAGTCAAGCTGGCGATACAGATCCGAGTCGGCTGCTCAGTAATGACATCACTGCTATTTCACAAGAAAACCCTTCTTTAAGCGGTCAGATTACCATCAACACGCCTGACGTTGACCCTTCCAAAATGTTGGTTGAATTGCCAATGGATATCGTCGATGTCAGTGGATTAATTCGTCAGGACCTTTGTGTTGCAGCCGATCGCGGAAGTAAATTTACCATAACCGGACGTGGAGGTTTACCTCCTTCTCCTCATGAAACCCTCAATCCTGATGCTGGGTGGGAAGATTGGCGCATCGTACAGCCACAGGCTTTATCTGAAAAAACAGAGAGTGCAAGAAATTATCAACCAAATTCAAAAGAACTTCAACCTATAAATATTATTGAAGCTCAAGGTTGGGTTATGAGTGCAAATGGTACGGTGGTTCTCACAGCTCAGCCTGCTGTCGTGACACCTCAAGGAACTTGGCTATCTCCTTTAGATTGTCAGCGGTTGAGGGCAAACTTATGAAGTCTAATGAAAAGATTAAAGTTGCTCAGTTACCCAATTTGTTGAAGCAGTTGGGAATTTTGCCGAGCTCTAGGAAGTCACGTATTTTGCAGCTTATTAATAAGAACAGAAAAATTCTTCAAATTATTTTGCTTGCGGCTTTAAGCGTCATCTTTAGCCTGCACAGTCCAATATTGTTTTCTGCTATCGCACAGCAACCTGGAGTCACTCAGCAATCTGCGATCGCATTAATGCAAGCAGGTAAAAAAAACTACGAAGAAGGATTGTTTGCTGAAGCAACAAAAACATTACAACAAGCAGTACAAATATACGCAGCAACAGGGGAGACTCTCAACCAAGCTCAAGCACTCAGTTTTGCTTCTTTAGCTCAACACAAATTAGGGCAATTTCAAGCAGCAGAAAATTCTATTCATAATAGTTTATCTTTGTTAAAAAGCTTGCCCGAACGTAAAGATACAATCCAAGTTCGTGCTTTAACTTTGAACGCTCAAGCACATTTACAATTGGCTAAAGGCAATGCTGAAACTGCTCTGGAATCTTGGCAAAATGCAGAAAAACTTTACAGGCAAATTCGCGATCGCTTGGGGATTCTTGGGAGTCTACTCAATCAAGCTTTGGCACTACAAGTTTTAGGTCTTTCCCGTCGCGCCGATCGAACAATTGCTCAAGTAGAACAAGAAATTTATCAAGAAACCGACCCCTCTTTCAAATTTGCTAGTTTGCTAAATCTCGGTCAAATTCGCCGTCAAGGAAGAGATTTGGAACAATCGCAGAAAATTTTACAGATGGGGCTAGAAGTAGCTCAAAAAATGCGATCGCCTGAATTTCAAAGTAAAGTTTTATTGAGTTTGGGCAATACTGAAATAGCTCTAGCGAAAAATGCAAAAGCATTAAAAAATGAAGAAAATTTTCAGACTTACACTCAGAAAGCTTTAAATGACTATCAACAAGCAGCTAATATTGCCATCTCACAACAGATAAAAGTTCAAGCAAAAATTAACCAATTTTCGATATTGCTGGAAAATCAGCAATATTCCTCTTTTCCAGTTTTGCTACCACAAATTAGCAGTTCTTTAGAGAGATTACCTAAGAGCAGATCTTCCATATATGCACGCGTACATTTTGCCAAAAATTTAATCCAATGGTTACAAGAAAGTAAAGAACCAAAAAACAAAAAGGATATAACTCAAATATTAAATACTGCTATCGATCAAGCTAGAAGTTTAACAGATCGAAGAGCAGAATCATATGCTTTGGGTACGCTTGGTGAGTTATATGAAAAAACTTTAGACGAGTCAAAGGCAATTGAATTAACTCAATCAGCTTTAGCGATCGCTCAGGCGACAAATGCACCAGATATTGCCTATCGCTGGCAGTGGCAAATGGGGCGGTTGCTTCAAAAGCAAGCAGAGACAACGCATCGCAGCAAAAATGCTGACGCTCAAGCAGTAAGTTACTACACTCAAGCTTTTAAGACTCTTAATAATTTACGGGGCGATTTAGTCGTCCTCAGTCCCGAAGTACAATTTTCCTTCCGAGAAACTGTAGAACCAGTCTACCGACAGTTAGTCGATTTACTTTTGCGAGATCCAAATCCCAATCGCGATCGTTTGATTCAAGCCCGTGACGTTATGGAAGCACTCCAGCTAGCAGAACTCGATAACTTTTTTGGCGATGCTTGTGCTAAACCAGAACAAGTCAAAATTGACGATCTCGATCCCCATGCAGCTGTTATCTATCCAATTATTTTGCCAGACCGTTTGGAAGTGGTTATCAAATTACCAGGCACCGATAACTTACGTCATTACGGTCATCAAAATGTTTCTAACACTCAAGTAGACGAAGCAGTCACACGACTGCGACAATCTTTAAAAAGACGCAGCATCAGCCCCAACCAGATAAAAAAAGAAGCTCAACAAATTTATAATTGGTTGATTAAACCTTTTGAAACTGAATTAGAAAATACCAAAAATCGAGAGGAAAGCAAGGTAAAAAATTTGATATTTGTTCTAGATGGTTCGTTGCGTAATTTACCTATGGCAGTTCTCCATGATGGAACAAGATACCTTATAGAAAGATACGCCGTGAGTGTTACTTCTGGTTTGCAACTGCTCGAACCCAAACCACTTCATAGAGAATCGCTAAGTGTTTTAGTAGGAGGTGCTACAGATGCTCCCAGTTTTGAAAAGGAAGGTTTAGGAGCCATAAATAATGTAGCGGTAGAACTAGAGGGCGTCAAGCAAAAAGTTCTGCACACTCAAATGTTGGAAAACCAAAAATTTCTCCAACAAAATATCGAACAACAAATTAATTCTAAACCCTATAATATCGTTCACTTGGCAACTCACGGGAAATTCAGTTCAAATCCAGAGCAAACTTTCATTTTAGATTGGCAAAAACGTATCAAAGTTAAGGATTTTGATAACTTACTGAACCTAGATTTTCAAAGGCGTACTAAACCAATCGAATTACTCATTCTTAGCGCTTGCGAGACAGCTACAGGAGACAATCGAGCAGCTTTAGGGCTAGCAGGAGTCGCACTCAAAGCAGGCGCACGCAGTACATTAGCTAGCTTGTGGCAAGTCAATGATGCCTCAACTGCTCAATTTATGATTAAGTTATATCAAGAACTGAATAATCCTCAAATCATGAAAGCAGAAGCATTACGAAATGTCCAGCGTGCTTTCCTAACAGAGTTTTCTAGCACGGATTATAACCGACCTTATCATTGGGCATCGTTTATTCTTGTAGGAAATTGGCTGTAATTTTGCAGACACTTAACGAACAAGCTGCATGCGCTTGATTGAGGTGACTGTTCGGCTTTTACCGCAGGGCTCAGCACTCTGACAATCATTAACCTTTCCCGGTCCGTAAAATAAGCGCACTTTCTTATTTAAATAAGTTTTTTCCTTTGCACAAATATCGTAAGATGCGTAAAGTCCTTGGTATTTTTTTCTCTTGCTATCTATTAAATCCACATAGCACGAAATATCACCGTTGGTAATACCCGTGACTGTGGCAATTTGAGGCAATTTAGTTGTTTGCTGTGCTTGAACAACAGAGGTGTTGGCAAAAATACTAATAGTAGAAGCTGCAAAAACACTAATAGAGAATCCTATGGCCGATATATGAGATATTTTTTTGACTTTCATAATTTTCTGTTTTTGAAATAACATGACTGTAAACGCATACACATTGCCAAGCGATACATTTATTTACGAATTATTCAATCTCCATACTTAAAAGTTGGAGATTAACGACTTACCGATCGGAGATCGCTGTCACGCTACCAACAATAGGCTCTTGTACAATTTTTCCCAGGTTAACATTTTCAGCATTTAACAGTTCTCTCCAAACACTCTGAAGATTGGGATTTTGTGGTTCTTTTAAGCGCAGTTGGGCTAATTCTGTTAATGTCTCCAACCAAATACCGTGTTTGGCGTAGACAGCAATTCTTTCTAGAGGTGTTTTTGCTGTATCTAACTCCTTTTGAAGTTCAGATGATGCTGAGACTCGTTGTACGACTCCAGTTAAGGAAGCTGGTGTCAGTGATTCGCTCTTGGAGGTTGCACTCGGACAGTTAATATCTACATACCAACGGTATTCTTTACCAACTGCTAAAGGTGGAACGCTTGACGGTAAACTGACACTGACAATACCGGGTGTTGCATTTAATTTAAAACGAGTGCGATAAACGTCTGTATCACCATCTTGCAAGACAAACTCGCCATCATTCACTTCCTCAGAAGTATAAGGAACATAAATCCAGAGAGTAGGATGTTCTTTTGTGGTTAATTTTAAGTTATGACTGCCTGCTAGACGAGTCAGTGGAGGCTTGTTTTTTTTAGCAAGGCAATCTCCTCGGCTTCCCGTACCGTCATTTGTTGGAGGCGTTCCCCGATCGGGTGGATCGTTGTGTGGTGGGATAAAACGAATTTTTGTCTGAGATGCTTTATTTGTAATTATTTGGGTTTGTGCTTGTGCTTGTGAGGGTAGGGAAACGAGATTCCAGCCACATATTACCCAAGGTAGAATCAATAACTGTTTTAACTGTAATTTCTGTAATTCTTTCATATGGGAATAATATTGCATCTCACGCTAACCGCAATAACTTGAACTACAAATTTAAATTATCTGATTCCGGACTTCTCGTCTGTCGTTCCCAGGCAGTCACGAACTGCTTTATATTAAGAGGCAGAGCCTCTAAAGAAGGTATTTCCAGCCAGAGCTTGGGAACGAGGTGCGGGAGGAAATATCGATGACACCTCTTTACCAAATTTCTAAGATCCCCGACTGCTCCCATAAGTCAGGGATCTTGTAGGCTCAATAGTTTTTAAATAAACTCTTAATCGATCGATTGAAAATTTGTTTTGAATCGTACAGTATAAATAATTACTAATCCACTAGCAGTTACTATCAAAGCAAAAGCAGATGGAACTAATGGCAACCAAGCGCCCTGTAACACTAATAAACCCCAACAACTGCCGTATAAAACTGTAATTGCGATCGCTTCTCCTAGTAGAATGCTTGCAGGTGACCTAAAAGACCAAGCGATCGCACCCCCGACTAATGACCAAAGCCCAATCCAGAGAATTTCTAGTGGTTTTGGCAACCACCAAATTAACGGTCTGCGATCCAATACACTGCTGAGAAGTTGACTGACCATATGTGCTTGAATTTCCAAACCAGTCAAACTTCGTACTGACCCTTGACCTCTACCAGAGGTTGTGCGCCAACGATGGTCGTTAAAACTGGGATCGGTTGTACCAATGAGAACGATGCGATCTTTGGCTAAATTGGGGTTGAATCCATCACTCAGTACTTCTTGCAGGGTAACTTTTCGAGCAATAGGTTCGGCGGCGCGGTAATTGAGCAATATTTGATGCCCGCTAGTATTAATATTGTGATAACCACCTGTATTTTTTTCTAAAGTTTTAAAGACAGTTTGACCAATTCTTAAATACGACTCTGAAGTGAAACCGCTTTCAATTTTTTCCTTAAGTAAGTAATGTGTGGCTAATTGCCAACTAAAAGCATAACTGTTTTGGCATGGTTCGGCATGACTGACTGCTAAAACATGGCGGCGGAGAACATCATCAACGTCTCTAACAACATTATTAAAACCTTGATTCTTTTTTGACACTTCTTTGGGCGGTGTAATGCCTGGGTTACCATACTTACAGATGGCAAAAAAGCTGTTGTTTTTCATCCCCATTGCTAAATCTCTGTTATTTGCTCCTATAGGGATTTCACGGTAAATATCTAAACCAATAGCTCGCGGTTGCGATCGCTCTAATTTAGCTAACAACTTCGTCAACGAGCGTTCGGACAGGGAAGCAGCCCCTCGCTCTGTAACAGGTTGAGATTGTACGTCTTGTTCGGTAATGGTAACAAGTAAAAGCCTTTCATCTTGTCCCTCATCGGGTCGCAACTGCATCAATTGGTCGTAAGATTGCAGTTCCCAAGATTGCAGAAAACCTAGCGATCTCATTCCAATTGTTAAACTCGTGACTAAAAGACTTGCCACAGTTACAGTTTTAATAGGAAGGACATTGAAGCGATTTTCAGGGATTTTGGTGTTTTGCTTAACCCAATTGCGATCGAAAACGGCTTGATATATTGGGTTTTTAACAACTAACTGTCCTTGTTGCAAGTTCACTAACCCGGATAGACGTAATTCTAAATGCTCGCAATTATTTTTAGCAGGGATTTTGCCCCGTTTTAATATTTGTAAATATAGGTGTAATAACTTTTGCTGAAAACGAGAGCGTAAAATGCGATCGTGAATTGTCCGCAAATGTTCCGGTCGGTCGTGAGATTCCCAATCATTAATAATTCGTGTTCGTACTAATCGATCGATTGATTCAGGAGTTTGTATTTCTGCTTCCTGAGAAATCAGCCAACATATTTTTTGTGTTAAAAAAGGTTGTCCGCCACTCCAGTAAAGAATTTCCTTTAAAGCAGTCTCAGGATGACTGACTTTGTCAAGTAATCCATCCATTAAAGCTGCACTTTCCTGAAATTGAAAACCTTTCAATTCAATAGCTCGACCAATATTAAAAGGTGTTGCAAATTCATCTTTAATCAGATCTGAAGGGGTTGCTACTCCTAGCAGTACAAAAGAAAGTCTTCTATATTCTGACTTAATTGCTCGTTTATCATAACAATTACGAATAAAAGCGAAAAATTCATCTGTAGGAAAACTCAAACTGAGAATACTGTCAATTTCATCTATAAATATAACAATTTTTTTGTTAATTTGCTTTAATAAAATTGTTTCAATAAACTCTCCCAAACGTTGTATTGGCGATAAGTCATTTTGTTCGCGCAGCCAATTTCGACGGTTAACTTTTAGTTCAAATCCACTGATTAACTCTTGAATAATACCTCCATACCATTGCTGTGGTGTAATCTGTTGACTGCCAATTCCACTAAGTTCAATTTCTGCACAGCAAATTCCTTGTTCGTGCAGTTTAAACATGGTATGAATTCTTAGAGAAGACTTACCCATTTGGCGTGAATTGAGGACATAACAATATTCACCTGCTAACAGAGCGTTGTAGAGTTCAACATCTGCTTGTCTCTCAATATAGGTAGGAGCATCAGGAGGTAAACTTCCCCCTATTTGGTATTTGTAGTCAGAGTGGGGTACAGTACTCATCAGGAATTGTCCTCAAACAACCAGTTATAGTAATAACAATAACTCCAACATTTCTCAAAAAAAACTCCTAACCTTAAACCCCCAATCTTCCCCAAATTATCTGAAGTTTTCCGAACATATTTTTTCTATGGTTTCTAAAAAATAGAAGCCCTGATTGGGAGCATCCCAATTTGGAAAAAATATGCTTGTGATTAAAATCACGCCTATGCGGACTTAATAAGAAGTCCACGTAGGTGGACTTTGTTTGTGTAGCCCCAGAATTCTATTCTGAGGGCAATTGCTTCCGTTCCTGGGCTACAGACTCGCTGCTTTGCACTGTAGGAGACGAAGTCTCAAATGAACGCATTCCAACCGATGCTAAAAGCGATATGGAATAGGTGCGGGACGTGAGGACTAAGAAATAGGTCACCGCTTGCCAGTCACTGCTAAAAGCTCAGCAACAATCGCAATGAGTTCAGATGGGTCTACTGGTTTGGGGATATGCTTTTGGTAGCCTGATTCTATAGCTTGATTTCGATCCCCCTCTCCAACATACGCTGTGAGTGCGATTGCGGGAATTTGACCACCCATCTCTGGTGGCAATTGTCTCACTTTGCGGAGTAAATTATAACCATCCTCTTCTGGCATACCAATATCGCTAATTAATATATTGGGTTTAAATTGCTCAAAACAAGCGAAGCCTTCTTTTGCTGATGCTGCAGCCATTGCGATCGCTCCATATTGTTGAAGCACAAACACTAAAAATTCTCGCGTGTCGGCTATATCGTCAACGACCAATACTTTTATCCCTTCAAGATTGATAAAATTTTCTAAACGATCGCTGTCTCGGTTTGACACTGACTGAGTATCCAGTAAAGGTAACCTGACAGTAAAGGTAGCGCCTTGTCCCTCTCCGAGGCTTTCAGCACTCACGTTTCCCCCATGTAATTCAACCAGGTGACGGACAATTGCCAAACCCAGTCCCAAGCCTCCATGATTGCGGGTGACTGAAGCATCAGCTTGACGAAAATATTCAAAAACATGCGGTAGAAAATCTGCACTGATACCTTTACCCGTATCTTTCACAATGATTTGAGCGTGGGAATTCGATCGGGAAGATGACAAAATCACTTCCACCCGTCCGCCTTGGGGTGTAAACTTGATCGCATTAGAGAGTAAATTCCATACAACTTGTTGGAGACGGTTGGGATCGGCTAAAACCATACCAACGTTTGGGTTGATGTGTAGCAACAGTTCAATTGACTTTGCTTCTACAGCAGGACGCATGGTGTTAATTGCTTCTTCAACTACTGAAGCTGGATTAATAGTTAAAACATTTAGACTCAGCTTACCGCGCAAAATACGAGAAACATCTAGCAAATCTTCAATAAGTTGAGTTTGAACTCTAGCATTACGCTCAATAGTTTCTAAAGCACGACTAGTTGTTGCTTGGTCTAATTTGCGGGTACGCAACATTGTTGACCAACCCAATATCGCATTGAGAGGAGAGCGTAATTCATGAGAGAGAATAGCTAAAAACTCATCTTTAATCCTATTGGCTGCTTCTGCTTCTGCTCGGGAAGCTCGTTCTCGCTGCAACAGTTGTTCTTTTTCGAATTCTACTTGTTGGCGGGCGATTTCGGCTTGTTTTCGTTCTGTAATATCAAAAAGTATTCCTTCAATGCTGACAAGATTTCCTCGTGCATTGTAGGTGACTTTACCTCTATCTTCCAACCAGATAGTAACACCATTGTCAGGTCGTATCATGCGAAACTCTGAAACATAGCTGCTTTTACAATCAATTGCTTTTTGTACGCGTGCTTGGTGAGTTGCTAAGTCATCAGGATGAACTAGCTTCCATCCTTCGTCTCCCGTACCGCTCTGGGCTTCAGGTGTTAATCCTAATATTTCGCAGGCTGTTTCCGAACGAGAAATCATGTTTGTGCTTGCATTCCACGTCCACGCCACTATCCGAGCCGCTTTCACAGCCAATTTTAAACGTTCGTCGGTTTGATGAAGTGCTTCTTCTACACGTTTGCGAGCAGTGATGTCGCGGTTAATTTCGAGAATGGCTGTTGGTTGTCCCGTCCGATCTCGTTTTAAAGCCCAACGACCAATTGTAACAATGGAATCACCATCTTTTTTTGTGTGAACCAATTCCCCTTGCCAACGTCCAGTGTTAAACAATTCAGCTTCAATTTCTTCTATCGGTTGGGGTAATTTGGTTTGCAACAAGGTATGAGAGTTTTTTCCTAAGGCTTCTTCTTTCGTCCAGCCATAGATTTCCCATGCACCCTGATTCCAAAAGGTAATTTGATTGTCCAAATCTCGAACTACAATTGCGTCAAGAGCTAAATCTAGAAGTTGAGCTTGCTCTTGCACGACTAATATCGTATCTAGTAATTCCTGTTCTCGACTTGAGGCTTTGGATTGGGTCACCGTTGGTATTTCTTAATATAACTAAAAAAAATATTCAAAATAAAAATAATATTGTAATTAATAAAAAACTATATGTATCAAAGGAATGAATTTTCAGTATAGCAACTCAATGAAATTTAGAAATTATAAATGATTGATGAAAAACTTTAAATAGTGTATTGTGGGCATTGCCAAGTAATAGTTAGATGTAGTAATTGCCCACCCGAAGTATTTTATGAAGTGTCTGTGATATGCTTTTCGTCAAAAATCCTGCTTTTTAAAGAAACCGAGCGTCTGGATCTTACGTTTCTTATCTGGGTATAAAGAATTTTTACTCTTCAGGTTCAAAATCTTCTTTCCTAGCACCACAAACAGGACAAATCCAATCTTCTGGAATGTCCTCAAACGCTGTTCCCGGTTCTATACCACTGTCTGGATCTCCTTGTTCTGGGTCGTATTCATAACCGCAAACAGTGCATATGTACTTTTGCATGCTATCTTCCCTTCCATACTTTGTTTGTTATTGCCTCAATCTTACTTCATAGTTTCTAATTCGTAATTCGCAATTTATTCATTTAATTACGAATTACGAATTAACTATTACAAATTATTAAGATTTGTGCCCAACCAACCATTAAAGTTTTTCTTTTGTATCGTAGTTGGTTTTTCTTGGGGTTTGACCTGATATTTACTCGGACGTGGAAGAGCTAAAGTCACCGGTAGGGTTCGCAGTTCTTCGTGATGAAAAACAGTGACTTGAATGGTATCGTTTGGTTGGTAATCTTTGAGCCTTTCGCACAAATCATTTGCCGTTACCCGCAAACCATCAATAGCCAGCAGCTCATCTCCGGGATCGATTCCGGCTAATTGTGCGGGAGAGCCGGCTTCTACGAACTTAATGATTTCTCGACCGCGATCGCTACTGACTCTTATACCCAAATAGGGCTCCTCCTCAGTTTCCACAATCAGTTGCAAGCCAAACGGTTCTAAATACTCATTGAAGGGCAAATCTTCTGTACCATCAATGTAGCGTTTAAAGAAATCAGTCAAATCCACCCCAGCCACAGACTCAATAACTTCCTGCAATTGTTCTGGAGTATAACCAATTTCATCTCTACCAAATTGATGCCACATTTTGACCATGACATCATCAAGTGAGGTCTGATTTGCATTGCGCGAACGAATCAGCAAATCCAGTAGCAAAGACACCAACTCTCCTTTGAGATAGTAGGAAATTTGGGAATTCCCACTGTTTGCATCTTGACGGTAGAGTTTAATCCAAGCATCAAAACTCGATTCCGAGAGAGGTTGTACTTTCCGCCCTGGCGTGGTTTCATAACGAGTGATTTCCTTACTCAAATTGCTAAGGAAGGATTTGGCGTCATAAATTCCCGCCCTTAGGGGTATCAGTAAGTCGTAATAACTTGTTGTCCCCTCACAGAACCACAAAGAAGGCGTGTAGTTTTCTTGGTCGTAGTCAAAGACTTCTAATGCTTGGGGACGAATACGCTTGACGTTCCACAAGTGAAAGAACTCATGAGCAACGAGTTGCATGAAGCGCTCGTATTTGTCG
It encodes the following:
- a CDS encoding PAS domain-containing hybrid sensor histidine kinase/response regulator, with translation MTQSKASSREQELLDTILVVQEQAQLLDLALDAIVVRDLDNQITFWNQGAWEIYGWTKEEALGKNSHTLLQTKLPQPIEEIEAELFNTGRWQGELVHTKKDGDSIVTIGRWALKRDRTGQPTAILEINRDITARKRVEEALHQTDERLKLAVKAARIVAWTWNASTNMISRSETACEILGLTPEAQSGTGDEGWKLVHPDDLATHQARVQKAIDCKSSYVSEFRMIRPDNGVTIWLEDRGKVTYNARGNLVSIEGILFDITERKQAEIARQQVEFEKEQLLQRERASRAEAEAANRIKDEFLAILSHELRSPLNAILGWSTMLRTRKLDQATTSRALETIERNARVQTQLIEDLLDVSRILRGKLSLNVLTINPASVVEEAINTMRPAVEAKSIELLLHINPNVGMVLADPNRLQQVVWNLLSNAIKFTPQGGRVEVILSSSRSNSHAQIIVKDTGKGISADFLPHVFEYFRQADASVTRNHGGLGLGLAIVRHLVELHGGNVSAESLGEGQGATFTVRLPLLDTQSVSNRDSDRLENFINLEGIKVLVVDDIADTREFLVFVLQQYGAIAMAAASAKEGFACFEQFKPNILISDIGMPEEDGYNLLRKVRQLPPEMGGQIPAIALTAYVGEGDRNQAIESGYQKHIPKPVDPSELIAIVAELLAVTGKR
- the rd gene encoding rubredoxin, whose amino-acid sequence is MQKYICTVCGYEYDPEQGDPDSGIEPGTAFEDIPEDWICPVCGARKEDFEPEE
- a CDS encoding M61 family metallopeptidase — encoded protein: MTKATVLQSNTYQQQTVPTIHYQVAMPQPEAHLFEVNLQIAGYLSPILDLKFPVWTPGSYLVREYARHLQDFAAMTRDKPLPWQKISKNHWQIETNGASNITISYRVFANELTVRTNHLDGSHGYFNGAALFFRIPGLEQYPIEVTVVPPLPDWRVTTALPPVPEKENSFHAPDFDTLVDNPFEIGNHQLYQFDVLGKPHELAIWGKGNFHVQQMIADLKKIVTTEAKMFGGLPYQKYVFLLHLFNQAHGGLEHKNCCSLIYQRFGFRDRDKYERFMQLVAHEFFHLWNVKRIRPQALEVFDYDQENYTPSLWFCEGTTSYYDLLIPLRAGIYDAKSFLSNLSKEITRYETTPGRKVQPLSESSFDAWIKLYRQDANSGNSQISYYLKGELVSLLLDLLIRSRNANQTSLDDVMVKMWHQFGRDEIGYTPEQLQEVIESVAGVDLTDFFKRYIDGTEDLPFNEYLEPFGLQLIVETEEEPYLGIRVSSDRGREIIKFVEAGSPAQLAGIDPGDELLAIDGLRVTANDLCERLKDYQPNDTIQVTVFHHEELRTLPVTLALPRPSKYQVKPQEKPTTIQKKNFNGWLGTNLNNL